The nucleotide window TGCGCCGCTACAACCAGCGCCTCTATCGAGTCGCGCGATCGATTCTAGGCAGCGAGCTCGAAGCCGAGGACGTGATGCAGGACGCCTACGTGCGAGCCTACGAGCATCTCGAGCAGTTCGCCGGACGGGCGCTCTTCTCCACCTGGCTCACCAAGATCGTCGTCCACGAAGCCTCGGCGCGGCGCCGCAGGGCGGCGCGCCTCCGCGCCTTCGATCCCCTCCTGCGCGGCACCCAGAAAGCGGAGGCATGCTCGCGCATGAGCATCGCCGAGCCCGAGAGCCGCCTCTTCGATCGGGAAGTGAGGCTCCTGGTCGAGCGCGGGTTGGACGCGCTGCCGGAGAATTACCGGATTGTCTTCGTGCTCCGCGAGATCGAGGAGATGGACACGGCGGAGGCGTCCGAGGCGCTCGGGGTCAGCGAGGAAGTCGTGCGCACGCGCCTGCTGAGGGCGCGCGCCATGCTCCGCAAGGAGCTCTATCGCCGGGCCGGCGTCACGCCCGCCGACCTGTTCACGCTGCACTTGGCGCGCTGCGATCGGGTGGTGCATGCCGTGATGCCCCGGATCGCGCCGGCGGCGGCGCCTCCGGCGTGAGGAAGGCCCATTTCCGATGAGTGAAGAGAAGGAGTTTTCTTCCATGCGTATCGAAAAGGTCATGCATCGACCCGTGGTTACCGTGAAATCCGACGACCATCTCGGAAATGCCGCGCGGCTCATGTGGGAGGAAGATTGCGGGGTGCTGCCGGTCGTGGACGCCGAGGATCGAGTGATCGCCATGATCACGGATCGTGACGTCTGCATGGCGGCCTACACCCAGGGACGCCCGTTGGAGTCGATCCCGGTGAGCAGCGCGATGTCGAGCCAGCTTTTCGCCGTCCGCGCGACCGATGCGGTCGAGGTGGCGGAGAGGGAGATGGGCGAAAAACAGGTGCGGCGGTTGCCGGTCCTCGACACCGACGGGCGGGTCCTCGGGATCCTCTCGGTGAACGACCTGGCGCGCGAAGCGACCCGGTTCTCCGGCGGCCGCGTCCTGGACGCGAACACGGCGCTGGTCCGGACGCTCAAGGAAGTCGGCACGCCGCACCACGGCAGGCGTCGCACCGCGTAGCGTCCCGTTCGCCGGGACGTTGTCCGCCTGATTTTTTCGGCGAGGGGTCCGGTACATCCCACCATCGCCAGCAGGCCGATGGGTCTTTGGCGGGGCGGCGCCGTTGACACGGCGGCGCCGCCCTTCGTATGCTGGCTGCAACATCGATTCGCTCTGCACACAACTTGGGGGGAAACCATGGCTCCTGGGCCGGCTCGCCGCCTTGCCGCGTTGATCCCGCTTGTCGCTCTGATGTCGATCCCCGTGCTCGCGGCCGACACCGCTCCCGCGCCGGCGAAGGAGATCGGCGATTCCTGGGAGGTCACGTCGCAGATGGCCATGCAAGGGATGCCGATGTCCCTGCCGGCCCGCACCATGAGGATCTGTACCGCGAAGGAGTGGAAGGAGCCGCCCGTGGCCGCCGACGAGCGCAGCAAGTGCAGGAACAGCGATTTCAAGAAGGAAGGCGCCAAAATCACCTGGAAGACGGTGTGTGAATCGCCCGACATGACGGGGGAAGGCGAGATCACGCGCAGCGGCGACACCTACGCCGGATCGCTCAAGTTCACCTCCGCTCAGGGAAGCATGACGACGAAGCTCAGTGGCAAGCGTCTGGGTGATTGCGAGATCAAGAAGTAGAGCCGCATAGCCTCGGCAGCTCCCAGGGCGGCGGGATCTCCCGTCGCCCTTTTTCGTCCCTGCCCCCGTTCCACTCCGAGCTCCAGGCACGTGAGATAATCCCGCTTCGATGTGGGCGTTTAGTTGCCGCGGGACGGGTGCCTGATCCGGCGCCTGTCCAGGCCGTTCGCCCTGGCGGAGAGCCTTCACCGTGATGATCGAAGCCACCGGCTCCGCCCTACGCGTCGGAGTGATCCTCGATCAGCCTGCGCCGCGCTGGGTGCACCAGGCCGTCCGCGCCATCCAGGCCCTGCCCGAGGCCCGCATCGTCCTGCTCGTGCAGATTGCGCCGGGGAATGTCGATCGCGGTGGAACCGGAGGCGGTTGGAATCATGCCGCCTACCAAGTTTTCCAGCGCCTGGACCGGCGCCTTTATGGCCGCCGCGCCGATTCTCTGGAAGAGAGCGATGTGGCTTCCGGGTTGCCGGGATGCCCGATGCTCGCCCTGCATCCCGGGAATATCGAGGAGCTCCAGGCGCACCGGCTCGACGTCCTGATCGATTTCCGCCGGCAGGGCCCTCCGATCGAAGCGGCCGCCAGCGCCCGGCTGGGAGTCTGGAGCTATCGCCACGGGGCGACGCCGCGCCTCGCGGCGCGGCCCCCGGCATTCCGGGAGGTGGCGGAAGGGAAGGAGCCGTTCTTCTCGGCGCTGGTCTCGCGGGACGGGGAAGAGGGCTCGACCCGCCTGCTCTATGCTTCCTGGTCGCCTACTCACAAACGCTCGGTCTACCGGACGCTCGATCAGTGCCTTCCCAAGCTGGCGCAATTCCCGGCGCGCGTCCTGCGCCGGCTGCATTCCGGGGATCCGATCGAGGCGCGGGGTGGCGGAATCCCGGAGGTCGTCATGGAGGGCCCCTACCGGCCGACCCCCCCGGGAAACGGCGAAGTCGTTACGGCCGTGGCGAAGCTGGTGCGGCGCTTCGGGCGTGATCTCCTCGGAGGTCGCCAGGTTCGCGAAGGGTGGCGTCTGGCCTGCGCCTTCGGAAAAGAAGGGCTGTCGCCGCGTCCCGACCGCATCCTGCCTCCGCCTCGAGGAACGTATCAGGCCGACCCCTTCCCGATTGCGACGGAGGACGGGTACTGGATCTTCTTCGAGGAAATCCCGGCCAGCGGCATCGGCCACCTCAGCGTCATGAAGATGGATGCTGCCGGAGCCTGCGACGCCCCGCGCGTCATCCTCCAGCAGCCCACCCACCTTTCCTATCCGGGCGTCTACCGGATTGGAGCGGAGTGGTACCTGCTGCCGGAATCAGCAGGGTCGGGAAATCTGCAGCTCTATCGGGCGACCCGCTTTCCCTTTGAATGGGTCGAGGAGGAGCGGCTGCTGGAAGGAGCGCGGGCCTACGATGCGACTCTCGTCGAAATCGGCGGGCGGTGGTGGATGTTCGTGAACCATGCCCCGGAAGGAGGCTCGACCTGGGACGAGCTGCATCTCTACCATGCGGAGCGGCCGCAGGGTCCGTGGATCCCCCATCCCCGCAACCCGGTGGTCTCGGATGCCCGGCGCGCGCGACCGGCGGGCCATCTGTTCGAGTATCGCGGCGCCTGGTACCGTCCCGGGCAGGACTGCGGAACGCGCTATGGCAAGGCGATCGTGGTCAATCGGATCGTGAGGATCGATGAGAAGGAATACGAAGAGGTCGAAGCCGCCAGGATTCTTCCGGACTGGGATCCCCGTGTGCTGACGGTCCATACGTTGAACCGTGCCGGAAACCTCACGATGCTGGACTGCATCGTCCGTGACAGGCGCAGAGACGGTAAGGATGCGGAGTGGTCGTAAAGCCGATCAGGCTTCGGCTAGCGGGCGGTTTCGAGCGTGCGGCGAGGAGAATCGACTTCGACAGTGGAGCCCCCGGTTACGGGTGCTTCTCGCAGGGAGCGGCCGGGATCCAGGGAGGGGCGCCGATCGGGAACGGATCCCGTTGCCTTCGGGCCGATCGGCTCAATCTGGCGGGCCCGGACCACGAAGCGCTCCGGTGCGGCGCCGATATAGTTGAAGGGGAAGCAGGTAATCAGCGTCAGCGTGGGAGTCGAAGAGGACTTGAGGACGCCCATGTCTTTTGGACCGACGACGCGATGCGATTCGACGCTGTATTCGTGCACGCCGTCGGGAGTCGTGATGCGGACGCGATCGCCCTCCCTCACGCCCGACAGACGCCGGAAAAAGGAATCCCGGTGCCCGGCAAGCGCAACGTTGCCGGGCTCCCCGGGCAATGAGGTCTCGCTGAGGTGTCCCACGGCGCGTCGCAGAACGCGCGTGCTGGTGCCCTCGGCAACCATCGCGCTGACCCCGAGACGCGGGATCTCGATCCTCCCGATGAGGCCGCTTCTGGAGATTTCCCGCCGCGTTGCCGCGGCGCGCACCACCTCCTGCTTGTCACCCTGGACCTGGCCGAATGTCTTGCCCCGGATCGCATCGTTCAACCGGCGCTGCTGCAGCCACTGATAGACGGTGGCATCGAGCCAGTTGAAGGCGAAGACTCCCAGCGATAAGGCGGCAACGACGAGAAGGACTCGCTGCAGCCACGTTAAGAACTTTTGGCGGGCCATAACCGCTCCGGATCCTTTGATAAGTAAGGAAAGAGGAGGGGAACCACGGCGCCACCGGTCGCGGCGCCGCGGCGGTCCCTCTCCAGCACTACTGAACCCTGCGAAGCCCCAACAGCCTCAGCATGACTGCTCCGCCCAGGGCGGAGAGACCGAGCGCCAGGGCCAGGAAATCGTTGCTGCCGGTCCTCGGAAGAGCATTCCGGTTCTGATCGGCCTGGTTCTGGTATTGAGCGGCGTTGGGATCCGTGTTGGGGTTCTGGTTCTGATACTGATCCCGGTTCGGGTCGGCATTCGGATCGGTGGTGGGAGAAGTCGGCGAATCTGCCGACTGGCTGCCGGTCACATCCGAGGTCGAGGACCCGGTCGGCTGATCTGCGGCGGGCGGATCGTTGGTGTTCCCATAATCGGTCTGGGCGATGCTCACGCTCCCGGCCAGCGAGAGAACGAGGACGCCCAGCAAGGCGAGCAACATGCGCTTCATAACTCATCCTCCTTGGATTGCGGTAGGAGCCGCAGCCCTCCTCCTGCTTGCGTCCGCGTACCGCGTTGAGCGACTAATAAGTCGCTGAAATCACTCGAGTGTTCAGACGGGAGCATCAGCAAGCCCAATGCCAGCCGCGAATCGATTTTTCACAAGGAGAGGCTTACCGGGCGGCATTCTCGAGGCTGGAGACTCGAAGCGGCACGACTCGGAGAAAATCTTCCTTCGCCTCCGGAGTTTCCCTACGTGATGCTACGGAGGGTTTGAAATCACCGGATCCCGCCGCTCGGCGGCCTTTGTCCCCTGACCGGGACGAGCGTCATCTTTCGAGGCGCTGAATTCAACAGGAGGCGCCTGGCCGCCGGATTGCCTGGGAGACCCCCTCACTGAGATGTAAGGGCTTCCGGGCGCTCCGAACCGGGGGTTCGCCGGTTGAGCACCGCCGGCCTTGGGGAGAGAATCGGGAATCATGTTCCGCGCACTCGGAAAAACCTGCCTCGCCATGGCGCTTTTCGCGGCCCTGAGTCCGTTGGCGCGCGCCACGATGACCGATGCGGCGCCCCCGGCTCCCGAGCCGGGCGGTACCGCCGCCGTGCGCGCTGGAGCGCCGGAGCGAATCACCGAATACCGGCTCCCCGAGACGTTGCATCGCGAGGCGCACTTCCTCAGCCGGCTCCGCTTCGCCTCACGGCTGTTCGGAGTCGGCTACTCGCTCTTCATCCTCTGGCTCATTCTGAGGACCGGTTGGTCCGCGCGCTTCAGGAGTTTCGCCGAATCGGCTTCGCGGTTCCGTCCCCTCCAGGCTCTCCTGCTCACCGGGTGTCTGGCGCTCA belongs to Candidatus Polarisedimenticolia bacterium and includes:
- a CDS encoding RNA polymerase sigma factor, which gives rise to METLVLLRSARQSALSDEEIVRRIRAGETSLFEILMRRYNQRLYRVARSILGSELEAEDVMQDAYVRAYEHLEQFAGRALFSTWLTKIVVHEASARRRRAARLRAFDPLLRGTQKAEACSRMSIAEPESRLFDREVRLLVERGLDALPENYRIVFVLREIEEMDTAEASEALGVSEEVVRTRLLRARAMLRKELYRRAGVTPADLFTLHLARCDRVVHAVMPRIAPAAAPPA
- a CDS encoding CBS domain-containing protein, translating into MRIEKVMHRPVVTVKSDDHLGNAARLMWEEDCGVLPVVDAEDRVIAMITDRDVCMAAYTQGRPLESIPVSSAMSSQLFAVRATDAVEVAEREMGEKQVRRLPVLDTDGRVLGILSVNDLAREATRFSGGRVLDANTALVRTLKEVGTPHHGRRRTA
- a CDS encoding DUF3617 family protein yields the protein MAPGPARRLAALIPLVALMSIPVLAADTAPAPAKEIGDSWEVTSQMAMQGMPMSLPARTMRICTAKEWKEPPVAADERSKCRNSDFKKEGAKITWKTVCESPDMTGEGEITRSGDTYAGSLKFTSAQGSMTTKLSGKRLGDCEIKK
- a CDS encoding class D sortase; the encoded protein is MARQKFLTWLQRVLLVVAALSLGVFAFNWLDATVYQWLQQRRLNDAIRGKTFGQVQGDKQEVVRAAATRREISRSGLIGRIEIPRLGVSAMVAEGTSTRVLRRAVGHLSETSLPGEPGNVALAGHRDSFFRRLSGVREGDRVRITTPDGVHEYSVESHRVVGPKDMGVLKSSSTPTLTLITCFPFNYIGAAPERFVVRARQIEPIGPKATGSVPDRRPSLDPGRSLREAPVTGGSTVEVDSPRRTLETAR